DNA from Pseudomonas putida:
TGAACGCACATGTGAAATAGGCTCAACCCTCCCCGCCCGGCCCCTTCCCAAAAGGCCCAGCGGTTGAGTCTTGCCCAGGTCGCATCCGTGTCGCCACTCGCCCCTTGTTGGGCTGAGCCGGTGTGCGCGTCCGAGAAGGCGCTCATTCCGCTCATCCAACTAGAGGTACGTATGTCTCCGCGTTTGCTGGCCATGGCGCTGGCGCCCCTGCTCGGGCTGTTCATCATCGCCCTGGGCAACGGCTTCATGTCTTCCCTGACCACCCTGCGCCTGGGCGCTGCCGGTGAGTCCGCCACCACCATTGGTATCGTCTCGTCGACCTACTTCATCGGCCTGACCCTTGGTGCCATCTTCAACGACCGGCTGATCCTGCGCATCGGCCACATCCGCGCCTATACCAGCTTCGCCTCGCTGATCGCCGTGACCATCCTGCTGCAGGGGCTGTTCTATGACGTCACCTGGTGGTCTGTGCTGCGCCTGATCAATGGCTGGGCGGCCGTCGGCGTGTTCCTGGTGATCGAAAGCTGGCTGCTGCTGGCCGGTGACGCGAAAATCCGTGGTCGCTTGCTGGCGCTGTACATGATCGCCTTCTATGGTGCCGGGGTAATCGCCCAGGCCGGCCTTGGCGAAATTACCCAGTTGGGCGAAACCGCACCCTTCATGCTGGCTGGCGTGCTGGCCGCCCTGTCGGTGCTGCCAATCGTGATCCTGCCGCGGGTGTCGCCGCTGTTGGACCAGGTCGAACCCCTCAAGCCCCGCCAATTGCTGGGTGTGGCGCCGTCGGGCCTGGTCGGTTGCTTCGGCTCGGGCGTGGCCATTGCCGGTATTTATGCGCTGCTGCCGCTGTACCTGCAACGCATCGGCCTGGAGGTAGGGGAAGTTGGCAACATGATGGCCTGGGTGATCCTGGGTGCCATGCTGCTGCAATACCCGGTCGGGCGCTGGTCCGACCGCAAGGACCGCCAAGATGTGCTGATTGCCCTGGCTGCCCTGTGCGTGGTGCTGTCGCTGATCACGGTGTTCCTGCCGTCGGACTCGTTCCTGCTGCCGGCCATGCTGTTCCTGCTCGGTGGCGGCGTGTTCACCCTGTACCCGGTGGCGGTCAGCCACGCGGCCGACCGCGCGCCTTCCGATGCGCTGGTACCGATGATTCAGGGCCTGCTGCTGATCAACTCGCTGGGTTCGGCCATGGCGCCGGTGGCCATTTCGCCGATGATGAGCGAATTTGGCGAGGCCGGGCTGTTCTGGGCCTTTGCCGTGGTCAACCTGGCCATGGTGTGCTTCTTCATGTGGCGCCGTGGCAAGCGCCCGGCCGCGGAGCACCCAGCCCCGTTCACCGCTTCGACGACCTTCTCGCCAACCGGCGCCGAGCTGAGGGTGACCGAAGACCTGATGCATGCGGCCCAGGAGCATCCGCCGCTGGAGCCAGTGGAGCCCGTGCAGGCTGCCCGTAGCGAAACGCACTGACCCCAGGGGCCGCACAGCGGCCCCTCCCCTGCGACCACTCGTCGCCCAGAAGGCACCCCTCCTCACACCCCCAGCCAAACGAATGACAGATCATCCGCAAAGGAGACGTCCCATGATCCGCATTCGCCCGCTCTCCCTGTGTCTGGCGCTGGCCCTGACCAGCCTCGCCGGCACTACGTTCGCCGCCACCGATACCCATACCGACAGCCGCCCGCAAACCGACCAGTCTGGCGGCAAGACCGCCGGTGATGACAGCAGCGTCAACAGCCCCGGCAGTGGCAAAAGCAACGACAGCAGCGACACCGGCAGCAATACCGATGCCGCCGACGGCGCCAGCGGCGGTTCCAACAGCACTGGCGAAGCCACGGGCTCCGGCGCCGGGTACAGCGGTGGCACCGCCGAGGACCAGGACAGCCACTGACGCGGGCCTGGGCTACACTGCGCTCCAACGCCCTGCCAAGGAGTTGCCATGAACCTCAAACCCTGGCTGCTCGCCGCCCTGATGCCTTGCGCGGCCTTGGCTAACAGCAGCAACCAAGGCGCGCTGTCGATCAGCTCCTCGTCGTTCACCGATGGTGGCGTGATTGCGTTGCAGCAGGTTGGCCTGGACCCGGCCTGCGGTGCCGGCGAGGAGCGCACCCCGCAACTGAGCTGGGACAACCTGCCCGAAGGCACCCAATCGCTGGCCCTGATCATGTTCGACCCAGACGGCGGCAAGGGTGTCGGCGTAGTGCACTGGGTTGCCTACAACATCGACCCCGAACAGGATGGGCTCAAGGAAGGTATGGCCGGGCTGAGCGGGCAGTACCTGACCGTGGGCCGAAACTCGAGGGACACCCGCAGCTACCGTGGCCCCTGCCCACCCGCCGGCGACAACCCGCACCACTATGCATTGACCCTGATCGCCACCGACCTGCCGTTAGGTACATTGCCCGAAGACCTGGACCGCAACGGCCTGCTGGAGCTGCTGCAAGGCCACGCACTGGGGGCGCAGAGCCTGGTCGGGCGCTACGGCCATTGAACCATTCAGTACAAAAATAAATGATCAGCTCCATAGCATTTATCCATTGAATGGCCCGCACCAACTGAAGTAAGCTCGGGGTCATTCACTGGAGAGCAACATGCCGAAACACACCCGCAACCACGCCAACCACACCGGTCGCAGCCTGCGCCCTGTGCTTGCCGTTGCCGGCTGCGTGGCACCTGCCAGCTATTACTTTGGGTATTGGTTTAGCCACTAGGCGCCGATACCCACACGGCGCCCACCTTCGAGGGGCCGCCGAACATGAGAATACTCAAACCCCCGGTCGGCTCCCCGACCGGGGGTTTTGCTTTTCAGGCCTTTGAACAACACCGATTCACATTGAGGACAGATTCATGAACTACGCCACTTACTACTACGCAAACACCTATGCCTGGCGATTTAGCCAATCCCGTTCGGGCCAGCCTGCCGCCTCCGATCGGTCCTCTACAGGTGGCAATGCAGCAGCCAATACGAATTCAACGATCTGTCGAACACCTCGATAGGGCCGACCACGCGGGCTTGAACCCGCCGTCCGCCCAGGGAAAAACGCCATGCAAGCTTCCAACCTCGCCCTGCCCCTGACCCAGCCGCAAGCGGCCAACACCACCGTCAGCAAACGCCTGCCCAGCCCGCACCTGCTCAAGCAGCAGATGCCACTGCCCAGCGAACTGGCCCAGCAAGTCCAGGCCCATCGCCAGGCTATCCGCAACATCCTCGAAGGCCGCGATCAGCGCCTGCTGGTCATCGTCGGCCCCTGCTCGATTCACGACCCTCGCTCAGCCCTGGAATACGCCGACCGCCTGGCCGCCCTCAGCCGCGAAGTCGATGACAAGCTGCTGCTGGTGATGCGCGCCTACGTCGAAAAACCGCGTACCACAGTGGGTTGGAAAGGCCTGGCCTACGACCCGCACCTGGATGGCAGCGACGACATGCACTCGGGGCTTGCCTTGTCCCGTGGGCTGATGCTGAGCATGATCGAGCGCGGCCTACCCATCGCCACCGAGCTGTTGCAACCGATGGCCGCCGGCTACTTCGATGACCTGCTGGCCTGGGCCGCGATTGGCGCACGCACCACCGAATCGCAAATCCACCGCGAAATGGTCAGTGGCCTGGAGCTGCCGGTGGGCTTCAAGAACGGCACCGACGGCGGTATTGCCATCGCCAGCGACGCCATGCGCAGCGCTGCCCACTCGCACCGCCACTTCGGCATGGATGCGCAGGGCCACCCGGCAATCATCGATACCCTGGGCAATCCGGACACACACCTGGTGCTGCGTGGCGGCCACAAAGGCCCGAACTACGATGCCGACAGTATCGCCATGGCCCGCCAGGCATTGGCCAAAGCCGGCCTGCAGGCACGGATCATGGTCGATTGCAGCCACGCCAACAGCGGCAAGGACCCGGCGCGCCAGCCGGCCGTCTTCAATGATGTTTTGGCGCAGCGTCTGGCCGGCGACCGTTCGCTGGTCGGCGTGATGATCGAGGGGCACCTGTTCGAGGGTTGCCAGGCGCTGGGCAAGGGCGCACTGAAATACGGCGTGTCGATTACCGATGGCTGCCTGGGCTGGGCTTCGACCGAATCCCTGTTGCGCGAGGCGGCACAAAAACTCTAGGCCGATGGTTGCAAGCCTGGCGAGACATACCCCAAGCAAGTGCGCTAGGCTTGCTTTTTTACCCCAAGGAGCAGTACCCATGGCCCGTGCAACCGCCCGCCACATCCTGGTCAGCAGCGAAGAGAAATGCAACGAACTGAAAGCCCAGATCGAAGCAGGCGCCGACTTCGCTGAAATCGCCAAAGCCAACTCTACCTGCCCGTCCAGCCGCCAGGGCGGCGACCTGGGCTCGTTCGGCCCAGGCCAGATGGTCAAGGAATTCGACACCGTGGTGTTCAGCGCCCCGGTCAACACCGTGCAAGGCCCGGTGAAGACCCAGTTCGGCTACCACCTGCTGGAAGTGAC
Protein-coding regions in this window:
- a CDS encoding MFS transporter; protein product: MSPRLLAMALAPLLGLFIIALGNGFMSSLTTLRLGAAGESATTIGIVSSTYFIGLTLGAIFNDRLILRIGHIRAYTSFASLIAVTILLQGLFYDVTWWSVLRLINGWAAVGVFLVIESWLLLAGDAKIRGRLLALYMIAFYGAGVIAQAGLGEITQLGETAPFMLAGVLAALSVLPIVILPRVSPLLDQVEPLKPRQLLGVAPSGLVGCFGSGVAIAGIYALLPLYLQRIGLEVGEVGNMMAWVILGAMLLQYPVGRWSDRKDRQDVLIALAALCVVLSLITVFLPSDSFLLPAMLFLLGGGVFTLYPVAVSHAADRAPSDALVPMIQGLLLINSLGSAMAPVAISPMMSEFGEAGLFWAFAVVNLAMVCFFMWRRGKRPAAEHPAPFTASTTFSPTGAELRVTEDLMHAAQEHPPLEPVEPVQAARSETH
- a CDS encoding YbhB/YbcL family Raf kinase inhibitor-like protein yields the protein MNLKPWLLAALMPCAALANSSNQGALSISSSSFTDGGVIALQQVGLDPACGAGEERTPQLSWDNLPEGTQSLALIMFDPDGGKGVGVVHWVAYNIDPEQDGLKEGMAGLSGQYLTVGRNSRDTRSYRGPCPPAGDNPHHYALTLIATDLPLGTLPEDLDRNGLLELLQGHALGAQSLVGRYGH
- a CDS encoding 3-deoxy-7-phosphoheptulonate synthase; this encodes MQASNLALPLTQPQAANTTVSKRLPSPHLLKQQMPLPSELAQQVQAHRQAIRNILEGRDQRLLVIVGPCSIHDPRSALEYADRLAALSREVDDKLLLVMRAYVEKPRTTVGWKGLAYDPHLDGSDDMHSGLALSRGLMLSMIERGLPIATELLQPMAAGYFDDLLAWAAIGARTTESQIHREMVSGLELPVGFKNGTDGGIAIASDAMRSAAHSHRHFGMDAQGHPAIIDTLGNPDTHLVLRGGHKGPNYDADSIAMARQALAKAGLQARIMVDCSHANSGKDPARQPAVFNDVLAQRLAGDRSLVGVMIEGHLFEGCQALGKGALKYGVSITDGCLGWASTESLLREAAQKL
- a CDS encoding peptidylprolyl isomerase → MARATARHILVSSEEKCNELKAQIEAGADFAEIAKANSTCPSSRQGGDLGSFGPGQMVKEFDTVVFSAPVNTVQGPVKTQFGYHLLEVTSRQD